TGTGACTAGTACATCAAAGTGATAATTTCACACATATAATTACCTTTTTAATAATGAGACTATTATTTTATTTTCTCCATATGTGTAATccccatatgtatacatatactgaTTACTCGTATCTGTTGCAAAGCAAAGTACACATATTAAACTATGGGCATCAATAAATGATTAAAAAAGAGCTTATTGAAAAGTGTACAAATTTTTAGGGTCTCTGTTCTTCTTATAAATTGATACGCGTACTTATAAAGTTGTAAATAAGAATTAATGGGCATTGAGGTTTAGCCATAGATGTGTAAATCTATCGACTATAAAGAGACATGTgaccactattaatattaacatactaAAATCTTATAAGATGTAATTTGCTAAACGTGAAGAATTTAAAAATGAAACGATAGTATAAACTTGGGTGGATATCCATATTTATAATATAGAAGGGAGATAGAAACCGATATTGGAGTCCATATTTTCAACCAAGATAGTGGAacttttgagtcttaaaatttGTATGTTACAAACAACTTGAAATTgaaagtcataataataatatatggtAGTCTAACTAAATCGTTAGTATAAAACTCATACAACTATTTGGATTGAAATAAACATATAAGAATCGTatggtaatactaataaataaaggATATTACATACTCCCTATTTGAATGCGTTTTGTACTCATACGTGTGTGTTCCTTAGATTTGGCTCGGTGATCGCATTCTTTCGTGGTGTTCTATTGTTCTTGGAACTTCTTCATTCaacataaggtacggatattctaggtggttctaggatcgtttcggtaaatctttcctctcaaaactttgtttcgAATTGTATAAGTATTATTGTATGACATGCTTGTTTAAAATTGTTTGTCTATTAGCCTTTGAAATGTGTTATGTTTTTCTCATTTTGgatgtactaacgaggttgctaATTATGTTTGTTAATTGAGGAATCATAATACTTTGGTGTTTGTAAATTGTGCCAAAACCGTGTCTCAAAaatccaaccaaaacagccccgaaATTGGTCCCGAAAACTGTTCCGGACAGCCCCGAAATCAGCCCCTGAAACTGTCACAAAACAGTCCCAAGGTGTCGCGAAATAGTCTGAAACTGTCGCGAAACAGCTGAAACTGTCGCGAAATTGCTGTCCGAAATCTGTCACGAAATCAGTTTCAGAATCAGTCCCGAACAGCCCGAAAACAGCCACGAAACGTTTCCAAACTGCCCGGTAATGAACGTGTGTGTAGGGCGAGTGGTAtggtgattcgtatcgagtgtccctcattccacgtggctttacatgtcccgttaaGTCCCGTTTAAGTTGATAATTCGTAAAGGGCTGAAATATAATGTAACATGACTTTTGACAAAAGTTAGACCGAATGGTTGAGTTGacacgtgattttaaactaatacgacatatcattttataaaatatttcATCAAGTATTTGGTCAAACGTTTAATACTTTGGTTCACTATATTAaccatttttaaagattaaagtcctTTGATCACTTTAAAAGTATTTTTAAATTCGTAATCATAAGTCGGTAAAAACGATTTCTTAAAatgtgcctaagagtaacctattcatggaggtcccatgagcgcattattgtgacaccgataatgtggcatcgaccgtagcggtgtattttgttatatctatggcgtctccttttgattacccggtggtggtacgagctctttatatttgttattatattttgataggaggcgtatggatcgatcctaggattttgttttgacggtgtacgttcatcgtagtgtcatacgaaacgtcaccgatatggatgattagtggagtagctaccctatgatttcattttgatactttgtacatatttattttgactcttagtgcattattttatgaaatttgcatcatgatatatggtattgtggatctatacatattcgcgctttgttttgcaactaagttattttgaaaataagttcgttttgaatataaaattttgcatgtcatactatactccgttattcgttatatccgttcactgggctttggctcagtcgtattctttgttttccttcttatacgacaggtaatcaagggggcgtcgggaatgagggaagagtgtagagtggagtgaacttagcaccttgccttagagatttccttcaagatttagtagcttattttggtttagtagtacttttgaataagtttgtcaactttggtttgaactatggtttgaattcgaataagaataacgctcatttatcttttaagttacctttatttatatgtattggcattcgtaagattagggtctttacagatggtatcagagcttaggttcccTCCTGTAGAAACTTTAGTCCTAAGTTATGGCCTGTGAGATTTGGGTAGACTTTTGGGTTAGGATTTTCCTTCCGCTATATTATTCTAATTCCACTTTGAATATTCCCTTTTATTCTTCGTACTAATCGTAACCGTTATATCCTCATCTCGTTCATAGATGGCACCGAAAAAAAAGGGAATGTCCGAGGAGGAGGTAGATAACAAGATTAACCAAACTATCACGAATTTGTTACCCAACATTATAGCTCAAGCTATTGATGCTATGCGTAATCAAGGTGGCGAGACTCTTAAGCATGAAGACGAGGATGAGTATGTGGAGAAGAAAGCTGTAATGGTGGATGCTATTCATGTTTGGTTAGGACGGTTTCAAAAACAACGTCCTTTGTCATTCAGCACTGCTAGTACCCCCATGGAAGCTGAGAATTGGATCACTCACATTGAGAAGATATACCGAGTGCTTGGTTTTGAAGAGAGGTTTTGGGTGCCATTAGCTGTTTATAAACTAGAAGGGGATGCTCAGCGCTGGTGGATCGCTTTGAGACAAGCGAAAGGGGGTATCGATTTTAAGGATTCATTAGATTGGCTTGATTTCAAAGAGTTGTTTTTCCGTCAGTACTTTTCTGAGGCGGAGAAAGAAGCTGTGATTCGGGAGTATGCGAATATTAAGCAAGGGAATGATGAGTCTATTAATGATTTCACTAAGAGGTTTTTGAGGCTTGTGGGTTTGATTGGTGCTGCTGTTGGGTCTTCTGAGGACCAATCCCGTAAGTACAAATGGGCTGTTCATGGGCGTTACCGCTCTAAAATGATTAATCTGAAATGTTTTGATGTCGCTGTGGCAGCCGATTATGCTCGGAATTTGGAGATGTAGCGAGCTGAGTATTTGGCTACTAAAAATGAGGATGGTAAAAACAAGAGGGTTAAGATTGCACAATCACTACGATCTGTGCCTGCACCGACTACCAAACAGGGTCAACAATCTGGGAACCAAGGGTATCGTAGTAATAATTGGAATAATAGAGGAAATCAGCAAAGGATTGACAACGGGCCAAATAATAATAACCGTGGTCAATTACAAGTGTACCGTCCCCAAGGGCAGCAAAGGGGTAATGGAAGTGGTGGTGTTAATGCCAACGCACCGTGTGGGACTTGTGGAAAGAATCATCCGGGAAGAGTTTGTTATCGTAGTGCGGGTTCATGTTTTGCTTGTGGAGAGGTTGGTCACTTAGCTAAGGATTGCAAGAATCCTAGACCTGGGTTTGTTCCGAAGGTTCCTCCGCCAGCTCCTGGTGGACGCGTCTTTGCCATGACTGCTGCTCAGGCTGCTGACGCTACAGGTATATTTCGATCCCtattcattttaaaaatatttcCTTCGAGTTATTTGTTCATTCATTCTTGATGTTATTAGGTACTATTACTGGTCATGTATTTGTACACCATCGCGCCCTCTTCGTTCTGTTTGATTCTGGCTCTACGCACTCGATTGTGTCTGTTAAGAGCTCGAAATATTTGAAAGTGTCTCCAACTTGGTTGTCTACTCCATTTACGATCTCTACCCCAATGGGTAGTGTTGAAACTATAGATCGCGTGTATCAAAACTGCCGTTTGGAATTCAATGATTGCATGTTTCCTGCAAATCTCTTTCCTATAACCATGCATGACTTTGACATTATTCTTGGCAGGATTGGTTATCTCGCCATCATGCGAATATCGATTGTTATTCTAAGAGGATTTTGTTTGGAAATCATTCTATACCCGATTGTGTCTTTAATGGTGATCTTCCTGTAAAGTGTATCAAGGTTATCTCAATGCTTAAGGCGCAAAAGCTCATTTCACATGGTTGTGTTGGTTATTTAGCTTCGATTCAGAATTTGTCTATCGAGAGTCCTTCCCTTGAAAATATCGATGTTGTTCgagagtttcccgatgtatttcctgacgaattacAGGGTTTACCTCCAGTTTGTGAAGTTGATTTTTCGATTGATTTGATTCCGGGTTTCCAACCGATATCAAAAGCTCCTTATCGTATGGCACCACTCGAGTTGCAAGAACTCAAGGAGCAATTGCAAGAGTTGATAGATTGTGGTTTTATTCCAAGTGTGTCACCTTGGGGTGCGCcggttttatttgttaagaagaaggatggtagcatgagactttgcattgattatcgcgagttaaatcGTATTACTATTCGAAACCGTTATCCGCTTCCAcgtattgatgatttgtttgatcaacttcaaggttcaaaGTATTTTTTCTAAAATCGATCTTAGGTCTGGGTATCATTAGCTCCGTGTTAAAGAAGAAGATATCCCTAAGACTGCTttccgcactcgttatgggcactatgagtttttagtgatgccgtttggattaactaatgctcctgcggttttcatggatctaatgaaccgtgtgttccatgagtatttggataagtttgtgatCGTATTCATTGATGATATCTTGGTATTCTCAAAGAGTAAAGAAGAACATGAGAATCATCTTCGTGTTGTACTTGAAACCCTCCGAAGTAAGAAATTGTTTgcgaagttctctaaatgtgaattctgGTTGCAAAGAGTTgcctttctgggtcatgttgtatcGGCTGAGGGTATAATGATGGATCCAGCGAAAATTGAGGCTATTATAAATTGGTCAAGACCTACTTCTGTTGTTGAGGTTCGAAGTTTTcttggtttagctggttattatcgaCGATTTGTTGAAGGTTTTTCGACGATTGCTTTGCCGCTTACCAAGTTATTGAGGAAAGGGGAAAAATTTGTGTGGACCGAGGAACGACAAAAGAGTTTCGATGAGTTAAAGAAAAGACTTGTATCAGCTCCTATTCTTGCATTGCCATCAGGGAGTGGGGGTTTTCAAATCTATAGTGATGCTTCTAAGCATGGTttgggttgcgttttgatgcagcatggtaaggtaattgcttatgcctcgAGGCAGTTGAAACCCTATGAGGTTAATTACCCTACTCCTGATTTGGAGTTAGCTGCTGTGATCTTTGCGTTGAAaatatggaggcattatctttacggagaaacttgtgatattttcaccgatcacaagagtctcaaaTACATATTCACGCAAAAAGagataaatatgagacaacgaaggtggctcgagttattgaaggaTTATGATGCAAACATTCAATACCATCCtggaaaagcgaatgtggtagccgacgcattgAGTAGAAAGTCATTTGGTAGTATCTCATGTTTGGTTACTCACATTCGAGAATTCGAAAGACTTGATATGGGATTGAGTAAAAGAGGAGCATCGGGGATGTTGGCAAATCTAAAATTCGAGTCTGATTTAATTACTAGAATAAAAGGGGCTCAATTGGATGATGGTGATTTGTGGACAGTGTTTCAAAATTTGGAAGAGGGTAAAGTGAAAGAGttcaaagaagatgatgatggGGTTATTTGGTGTGGGAATCGATTATGTGTTCCTAATGATGATGCTATTCGTGAGGCTCTGTTGTCTGAGGCTCACAGCTCACCTTTTTCTATACATCCTGGTTCGACCAAAAAGTATCAGGATTTAAAGCATCACTTTTGGTGGAGTGGCATGAAGAAAGACGTTGCTAGATATGTTGGGAAGTGCCTTACTTGTCAACAAGTAAAGATCGAGCACCAACGTGCTAGTGGTTTGTTGCAGCCGTTGGACATTCCCATGTGGAAGTGGGATGATATCTCAATGAATTTCGTATGTGGTTTACCGAAGACTGTGAAAAGGCACGATGCTATTTGGGTGGTGATTGATAGATTAACCAAAtcggcacatttcttgcctattcgTATGGATTATTCGGTAAGTAAGCTATCCGAGCTTTTTCAGCAAGAAATTGTGAGATTACACGGGGTCCCTTCGTCCATCGTATCCGATCGTGACCCtcgatttacatctagattttggaaGGGGCTACAGAAAGCTTGGGGTACGCGA
This genomic window from Rutidosis leptorrhynchoides isolate AG116_Rl617_1_P2 chromosome 2, CSIRO_AGI_Rlap_v1, whole genome shotgun sequence contains:
- the LOC139890324 gene encoding uncharacterized protein: MAPKKKGMSEEEVDNKINQTITNLLPNIIAQAIDAMRNQGGETLKHEDEDEYVEKKAVMVDAIHVWLGRFQKQRPLSFSTASTPMEAENWITHIEKIYRVLGFEERFWVPLAVYKLEGDAQRWWIALRQAKGGIDFKDSLDWLDFKELFFRQYFSEAEKEAVIREYANIKQGNDESINDFTKRFLRLVGLIGAAVGSSEDQSRKYKWARAEYLATKNEDGKNKRVKIAQSLRSVPAPTTKQGQQSGNQGYRSNNWNNRGNQQRIDNGPNNNNRGQLQVYRPQGQQRGNGSGGVNANAPCGTCGKNHPGRVCYRSAGSCFACGEVGHLAKDCKNPRPGFVPKVPPPAPGGRVFAMTAAQAADATGTITGHVFVHHRALFVLFDSGSTHSIVSVKSSKYLKVSPTWLSTPFTISTPMGSVETIDRDWLSRHHANIDCYSKRILFGNHSIPDCVFNGDLPVKCIKVISMLKAQKLISHGCVGYLASIQNLSIESPSLENIDVVREFPDVFPDELQGLPPVCEVDFSIDLIPGFQPISKAPYRMAPLELQELKEQLQELIDCGFIPSVSPWGAPSKEEHENHLRVVLETLRSKKLFAKFSKCEFWLQRVAFLGHVVSAEGIMMDPAKIEAIINWSRPTSVVEVRSFLGLAGYYRRFVEGFSTIALPLTKLLRKGEKFVWTEERQKSFDELKKRLVSAPILALPSGSGGFQIYSDASKHGLGCVLMQHGKVIAYASRQLKPYEVNYPTPDLELAAVIFALKIWRWLELLKDYDANIQYHPGKANVVADALSRKSFGSISCLVTHIREFERLDMGLSKRGASGMLANLKFESDLITRIKGAQLDDGDLWTVFQNLEEGKVKEFKEDDDGVIWCGNRLCVPNDDAIREALLSEAHSSPFSIHPGSTKKYQDLKHHFWWSGMKKDVARYVGKCLTCQQVKIEHQRASGLLQPLDIPMWKWDDISMNFVCGLPKTVKRHDAIWVVIDRLTKSAHFLPIRMDYSVSKLSELFQQEIVRLHGVPSSIVSDRDPRFTSRFWKGLQKAWGTRLKLSTAFHPQTDGQSERTIQILEDMLRACALDWKGNWDEYLCLVEFAYNNSWQASIRMAPFEMLYGRKFRAPVCWNETGEKLIEGPELVRVTNEKVAIATNRLKEAQSRQKVYADKHRRSLEFVVGDKVFLKVSPWKGIRRFGLKGKLSPRYISPFEILDRVGEVSYRLALPPQLSHVHNIFHVSQLRGYNYHPLHVVQYPFSEIRADLSYVEEPEAIIEREERVTRKSSTPFVKVQWKNHSASEATWELEETMRAEHPHLFANWCVSIL